AATGATTAGAAACAGGAGAAACAGAGGGCGCAATGATGGTTCTGGTTtttattctgggacaccctgtatttccagttgaaatccacatcaaAATAAACGGAGTAAAACTATATATAGTTTGAAAAATGTCACTAGGTTaaaaaaaagtatgaggtatttggtcaaaatacttaagttgatagctgaatcaacatattGTTCTCCTACAACTGTAAATATCACCGGCATGTGATAATTGATAAGGACTCAGTGGCTGTTTTAGTGAGCCGAGTAAAATGCCGTTGCGCAAACCaaagtattttgaccaaaaacctcatactttttaatctagagGCATTTTTGAAGTGTATACTTTATTTAGATACATACTCTATATGGTATATATGGAAGACACGACCGCCTGCGTGATGAAAGATTTAAATCACGCAGGTGgtgttcaaatggagtcacccaatcagaTAACCagatttaaattcacactcccagtgttgaagattaaggtcatatcctTATGTGggggggggtatagatttcaaattgaattgcacaatacaatataaaattACCATCGAGttatagaagtttgaataatctAAATGAGGATCAAAGGTCCATATCGGTATTCACCGGTTTATCTTAGCATCGAGATTTATAACTATACTGTAACTCACCATTGTCAACCAGAACAGTAATTGACTGTATCCCGatatgctttttgatattgtttaaCAATTATAAGGGACATTGAATTGAtactaaaaatgttttttgacgaACTTCTTCAACATTTAGGCGAGTTTGGACGCTACCAACGCCGTGTGTACTTTTTAGCATGTATGATAGTCATCCCCACTGCATGGCATATCGCTATTCAGGTGTTTACAGCAGGATACGCGGATTATTGGTGTAAAATACCCGACTGGGAAGACACTGAATGTACAAAATGGAATTTAACGGACATGGAATGCAAAGAAGCGAAGAGGGATGCAGGTGTCCCGAAGGTCCCCGGTGCGACTCCACCGTTTCCGCCGTTCGAACAATGTATGCGGTATAACGTCAGTGGAGTTGACTTTTATCCTGGATTGAATTCGAGTGCTGAATTTGATGAGATATTAAAGTGTGATGCTGGTTGGGAGTACGATACCACGCagtataaaaccacaattatAACAGATGTACGTATACAAACGGTATGAGTGGTAAAGTTTCTGGGTTCGAATCTCGGTTAGAAAAGAAATAATTGGATTGAATTGTGGGACGGGCGCATCACTGGCAGTATTGTGACTGGTGCATGTTTGAAAACCATTTTTAAATACAAAGGATAATTAAAAAATTAGGCTTGGTCTACATTCTTACATGATCTGATGATATTTGTGACATTTTACCATTTGGCAACGTAACACCGCCAacactaacaacaacaacaacaacaacaacaacaacactgacCAGGAATTGAACCTGCATAAAACCATTATGACAAACATGAAgactatataattatataccaGTATAATTATGTAGTCTTCATATTTGTCATTTTAGGCGATGAATGGCCCAGTATGCTGTTTTTAGGCTTTGATTATAGCCTGCATGGCTTGTCATTAGTCTGATGCGCCATAGTTTACGTTAGGTTTGGATATTTAATGTATTcctttatttaataataatattaatcggTTGATTTTTTTTACTCAAGTACCCATTTTTTTTACTCAAGTACCCATTATTTTAATATTGGGTACTTGTCCAAAAAAAATCCACACACAAGTACAAATCGATATCTTTTTGATCCATTATCTGTGATTTCGGCATCTGTAAAGCAATTCGCAATGTACGCAAAAACTATTTAAAATTGATCAGCTGGAGATGATATTATTTGGATATTTATTATGTTATATGATGTACTTTTATCAtgtctataggcctacaatttcttGTTgatattacattaaaaaaatatgtaattAGTCTATAAGAGAACGCACcgattcacgcattcctacacctcaatagcaGCCATAGCTGAGTAAATCCCACCAGAagtgtgaaatgatgcgtcctcggcgggaattttaaactgcattccatcacccgtgttacacgtagataaAAGAcagatgaaagtttacaacacactacaatataacatcgatttttaagcgagTTTTaagccacccaattgggcagtcacaacaccagcttggtgcgccggggacccagtaatgaccgaccaaatcctgaccataacTTGGttcgttggattcatctatatgGCATACGATAAACCGTTTCGGTAAAAATAATGTTCATTCATTAAGGGGCGGGGTAGTCATTAATTGTGTTATATGAGGGATTACAACCCCTGCCCCCCTTCGTGGTATCGACCGTGTTATTTGAGACAAAaaacaataactttttttttaaactacttttatgttatttctttttctttctttagttTGATCTTGTGTGTTCACGGAGTACGTATCCGAATCTGGCGCAATCCATTTTCTTCACGGGGGTATTAATTGGCTCGTCTATATTCGGAGGATTAGCAGATAGGTAGGTATAAacagtgacgtagctagggggggggggggggaagggaggGTACGTACCTTGGGCGCCATGCAGTCGAGGGGAGGGGCACAATATTCAAGCTCCTTATATCAATTCTCCTAGTGGTGAAAGTCAaaacaattttaataaaattaagttCGAAATATTCCTCGACTCTGCGTATGTTGGTACGTACATCTGTACAGTGGCGTACGCGATGTtcttaacataattattaaagcAATCGTAATGATTTTTTCGTTTTACCGTTTTTCGTCTCAAAATTGAAAGGGAACATTGTGGACAGTAAAAAATTAATAGTTTGTGGGAAAAAAGTCAAAATATACTTATTTTCTATGGAAATGGTTTTATAGTATTGCTTTAAAATAGGCGAGCATTGCCCACAATCGCCCTCCCCCACCCGAAACTCACTTTGCCCCCcattcccccccaaaaaaacctggCGCCGCTTCTATTTGTTATAACGGTTTCCTGATTTGTTTACTGTTTCAGGATAGGTCGTCATCCAGCCTTATTCATGTGTGTTGCAATCCAAGCGTTCCTTGGCATCGGAATAAGTTTTGCACCAAATTTTCCCGTTTATATTGTTCTTCGATGTCTTCTTGGCTTTGGTAACAATATGGTGTTGATACTGGCATTCGTAATGGGTAGGTGATATTCACAAATACCATGTATGTAAGtgattttatatacaagaattgATGTACCCCTACCACTTTTTGTTATCATATCATTAGTGGAGGAAAAAAAATTGTGATGCAACTCAAATACACATACACATGTCTTGATTGCATCTTAAGCTTTCTCTACCTTTTTAGTTCATCACAATCGACCAAGTTTTCGCTGAGTTCTGGATATTTGTGTGAATTGGTGAAAATTAATTATACCGGAAGTTCCCAAGATTGTGCTGGACATTTAAGATGGCGCTTGGAggcaagaaagaaataaccaACAATTCATGAAGAAAAAAGAATTGCATACGCTTAAAAATTTTTAAGAAAGGAACTTATTATTGTTCATGATGTAAATATACATAAAGCTATGTTTGATATTAGTCCCACATTGTGACATTTCTACCCTTTCAGGAACTGAATTTGTTGGACCATCTAAGCGCGTCTACGCTGGTGTCTCCATCTCATTCATTCTCAGTGCAGGCAATATGTCTCTAGCTCTACTAGCGTTCCTTATCAGAAAATGGAGGATTCTACAATTTGTCTTATCCGCTTATGCATTTCTCTCGCTTTGTTTATACCCGTAAGTAGTATTCAATATAGAACTTCAGTGTGTATAGCAGAACCCGTCCGCCCGTCCTAGACGGGCAATTTTGTCTTCGGACGTACTATTTTCCTAACCAGCCCGCCCGATGTCACTATAACTAATAGTGGCCGGCAAAATTGACCAAATGTGTGATGTTTATCCCCGTTTTGgcccatttcagcattaaaattgcaaattttggcgCAAACGTCCCGGTAAAGTATTTTGGTAGCTGGACAATTGGACGATTTAGCAATTTTGGTAACTTTCAGGCCGGACATGTTACTTTTAGGATCAGCCTGTCATGCGGACTAGTTTGCTTTTTGGCTGAATTTtacacaattctttttttttacatggaAGGTTTTGTATAGGGCCTAATTAGTTGTTGCCTACAATCTTGCCATATAAGCTCAGTGACGGCACCACGTGGGAGGGCGTGTTTAAAAATATCCCAGTCAGagatctttttttgtttttgtttttatggtcaatatgagtttgttctaaataaaattatgtgattcgtgctttattattgtttttctaacatataaggcaaagGAAataaattagttcgatctttcgatcgaccatcgatgcttagccgatccttattatttgtagcatcaattaatatgctattattaattgtaataaaatagtcatttgtgcctgtagtgataatgaccaatataaatttagcgttaaaTATAAGGCATGATGTTGAACGTGCCTGGCCGTATACTGTCATACGAGCTTACAGTAACAATCATTTGCGTTTACAGATCGGCCAGAcattgattgatatattgattgattaattgattgattgattgattgattgattgattgattgatacttACAAATTGTGATTATTAAACCATTAAACACACTTAGAAAATAATGACTCAACGTGTATACGATCATGCACAGATTTATGCCAGAATCCGTCAGGTGGTTGATATCAAAGGGTAAACACAAACAAGCAAGAGAACTCATTCACAAGGTTGCAGAGGTCAATAAAGTAGAGATTCCCGATGAACTTCTCTCAACCGAAAAGATGCAGGAGGATGAGGTAATGACTGTACAAATGTTGCATATTATTTCAAGGGGGCTATAACGTAATTGCCTACAGAAGAGCAAATCCATCGCATTCTCAGTATGCAAAACTGATGCTTAGTCTGAAAACTGTGCAATGTTTTTGGGacaaaaatcaatgttgaatccaAAATTTCCTTTTCTAGTCGCCAAACAATATCAAGAGTCGGGTAGGGCAGTGGAAAGAGAAGACTGTGCATCCCAATGTgaaaaatatgaactgttcctCAATGCTAAGAAGGCAAATGTTATGATATGTTGAGGTCAACACTTTCAACATTCTAGGGTTGAGAATAGTCATCGAAGATGGCAGCTCTCGAGAAATTAGAAGGCGATTTTGCCACGCTCATTTGGGAATATAGAGCTACCAAAACTCATGTCATGAATGCTCTTGTTTTTCCAATTGCTCTCTATGGATGAGAATCACAGGCTGTTCCAATAGCAGCAAGAAATAGATTCAGGACTTTGAAATGTGGTATTGGGGAAATTGACATATTATTTCAAGGGAATGTAACGTAAAGGTGAATTTATACTCAAACGCTTTTACAAAAGCGTGAATCGCACGCATATACAAACACGGGCTGTTCCAATagcagcaaaaaatataaaaaatccaaTATTTAGGCCATGTTCCAAGCAGAAAAGAAGAAATCTTGTGAAGATAATTGTTGAAAGACATACTGATGGCAGCCCTGGGATAACACGTGTATAGTGTAGTGTTAAGCATAATACTGGAAAGATAACACGCGGTTGATGTGTTTGAATATAAGAATGACCCAACCCAGCAACTTTTACTACCACTTTTTTTAAACCCTGGACATCATGCAGTGTTGTTTTACATGTGTATTATTTTGTCCAGAAACCAAAACTCATCAACaagaaaattaaataaataataatcgtTAATGAGAATTTACTCTTTGTCGCCCCCATCGTATCGCTGAAAAAATTTTGCCGGGAAATCCCCCCTTCCCCtctctggctacgccactgtttgtgaAAGATCCATTTTCTCTATCAAGTGTAAGGAATATTAGACTTTCTTCAATAAAGACAATGgacaaatatcatcgtaaggagcagattctgaacgtttaaattaaaaaagaattaTTGTATTTGTTTACTGCAAACTCGAGTTATACTCGTTTGAATAAAACCACAcgtttttgtagctgcacatggTTTCTCTTCCCAAACATGTAGGGGTGATCATGGTAGTGTGTTTTAACACatagcgcgatattcaaatgcaaaataaagttgtg
Above is a window of Amphiura filiformis chromosome 7, Afil_fr2py, whole genome shotgun sequence DNA encoding:
- the LOC140157991 gene encoding organic cation transporter protein-like — protein: MFFDELLQHLGEFGRYQRRVYFLACMIVIPTAWHIAIQVFTAGYADYWCKIPDWEDTECTKWNLTDMECKEAKRDAGVPKVPGATPPFPPFEQCMRYNVSGVDFYPGLNSSAEFDEILKCDAGWEYDTTQYKTTIITDVRIQTFDLVCSRSTYPNLAQSIFFTGVLIGSSIFGGLADRIGRHPALFMCVAIQAFLGIGISFAPNFPVYIVLRCLLGFGNNMVLILAFVMGTEFVGPSKRVYAGVSISFILSAGNMSLALLAFLIRKWRILQFVLSAYAFLSLCLYPFMPESVRWLISKGKHKQARELIHKVAEVNKVEIPDELLSTEKMQEDEKRAKYNIMNMELELWQQSFMNLEVRVMFIVSFVFSFPQLIGYQVHEPTSSMLDIFRYPKTRIRMIILMWIAMVNSFLFYGLTLSAGSLSDLTYLAFFSSGAVEIPAYLVCMFFLDRVGRRPILAMFFFIAGIACLVTTFLPLGIPNTVVAMIGKFGAAGAIMTLGMGLAAMFVGLGSILAPVFFILAQYWEPLPMVIFGVGGILAGFPTLLLPETMGENLPETMEEGERFGIKKKHDKELYNVMEEDEIGNAETATQPNDKEESSRINGTETDQV